Proteins from a single region of Candidatus Auribacterota bacterium:
- a CDS encoding S41 family peptidase, producing MRTRLGIARFLCVLVLIASGAIFVCSHDASLQAGETNIYKTLDIISDVITIIQRDYIEKVSSEKLIQDALRGMLASLDSYSHYIPPPEPKVTPAGGAPPQDLGTYGLEVAYKNKLLTVVAPIENGPAWKSGLKSGDIILKIGEESVEERPFDELVHQFRGSASKELLLQVARRGERDFLNLTIRPGKIDGPPARSEMLAEKVGLLRITRFDPHTAPGIVDCLKKLKAVGANGLIIDLRDCPAGDTAAAIAVAELLLPQGELITTLRGRAEGTSKEFRSQSKPVFERGPFVVLINGGTSGAAEVLAGAFQGRKGGMLMGQKSFGCAFEEGSFNLKDGSVIQMITAVYETPDGQEIQDEGLDPDIEVPIPPLPPETAEEKKPEKKKVKEKKEEKPLDPMVQRAIDLIKGIRIINPQERE from the coding sequence ATGAGAACGAGGTTAGGGATAGCACGATTTCTGTGTGTGTTAGTTCTGATTGCGTCTGGCGCCATATTCGTCTGCTCACATGATGCCTCGCTTCAGGCCGGAGAGACAAATATCTATAAGACCCTCGATATCATCTCCGATGTGATCACGATCATTCAGCGGGATTACATCGAGAAGGTAAGCTCCGAGAAACTCATACAGGACGCGCTGAGGGGGATGCTCGCGTCTCTCGACAGCTACAGTCATTACATCCCTCCCCCGGAACCGAAGGTAACTCCCGCGGGCGGGGCTCCTCCCCAGGACCTTGGCACGTACGGCCTGGAGGTCGCGTATAAGAACAAGCTTCTCACGGTGGTCGCGCCAATAGAGAATGGGCCGGCATGGAAGAGCGGCCTTAAGAGCGGCGATATCATCCTCAAGATCGGTGAGGAGTCTGTAGAGGAGCGCCCCTTCGACGAGCTCGTGCATCAGTTCAGGGGGAGCGCCTCGAAGGAACTCCTCCTACAGGTGGCGCGGCGGGGCGAGCGCGATTTCCTCAACCTCACCATCAGGCCGGGGAAGATCGATGGACCCCCGGCGCGCTCAGAGATGCTTGCGGAGAAGGTAGGGCTGCTCCGCATCACGCGCTTCGACCCGCACACCGCTCCCGGCATCGTGGATTGTTTAAAAAAGCTGAAGGCAGTGGGAGCGAACGGTCTCATCATAGATCTGAGAGACTGCCCGGCGGGTGACACTGCTGCCGCCATAGCCGTTGCCGAGCTCCTCCTCCCCCAGGGGGAACTCATCACCACGCTCAGGGGGAGGGCTGAGGGGACCAGCAAGGAATTCAGATCGCAGTCAAAACCGGTTTTTGAGAGGGGGCCCTTTGTGGTGCTCATCAACGGTGGGACGAGCGGCGCCGCGGAGGTGCTCGCGGGAGCGTTCCAGGGGAGAAAAGGGGGCATGCTCATGGGGCAGAAGAGTTTCGGCTGCGCCTTTGAGGAGGGCTCCTTCAACCTCAAGGACGGTTCGGTGATACAGATGATCACTGCGGTCTATGAAACGCCGGATGGGCAGGAAATTCAGGACGAAGGGCTTGACCCGGACATCGAGGTGCCGATCCCCCCGCTGCCCCCTGAAACCGCTGAAGAGAAAAAGCCCGAGAAGAAAAAGGTAAAAGAGAAGAAAGAGGAAAAGCCGTTGGATCCCATGGTGCAGCGCGCAATCGATCTGATTAAAGGCATCCGCATCATCAACCCCCAGGAGAGGGAGTGA
- a CDS encoding transketolase family protein has product MATLKATRDGYGEALVELGKRNQNVVVLDADLSESTRTGMFAKVFPERFFNAGIAEQNMVNMAVGLALSGKTVFASSFAIFAAGRCWEQLRNSLGAMRANVKIVGSHGGLTVGADGMSHQCVEDIALMRAIPNFTVIVPCDWLEAKKAVFAAAELKGPVYIRTSRPKTEQVTDEGGRFTIGKAARMREGTDLAIIACGIMLAHALQAARRLAVEGIEAVVLNMHTIKPLDDQAVFSAARKCGALVTAEEHSVIGGLGSAVADAVVRHCPVPVEMVGIHDKFGQSGEPDELLRKYALTVEDICKAAKRALSRKENPKSLPDPCPSGRRGQAGKITNPK; this is encoded by the coding sequence ATGGCCACGCTCAAGGCGACACGGGACGGTTACGGTGAGGCGCTGGTCGAGCTGGGCAAGAGGAACCAGAACGTCGTGGTGCTCGACGCCGACCTCTCCGAATCGACGCGAACGGGCATGTTCGCCAAGGTTTTCCCCGAGCGCTTTTTTAATGCGGGGATCGCCGAGCAGAATATGGTGAACATGGCGGTCGGCCTTGCCCTCTCGGGCAAGACGGTATTCGCCTCCAGTTTTGCCATCTTTGCCGCCGGGCGTTGCTGGGAGCAGCTGCGTAATTCCCTCGGGGCGATGAGGGCGAATGTGAAGATCGTCGGGAGCCATGGCGGCCTCACGGTGGGGGCTGATGGTATGTCCCATCAGTGTGTGGAGGACATAGCGCTCATGAGGGCAATTCCCAATTTTACGGTGATCGTGCCGTGCGATTGGCTCGAGGCGAAGAAGGCAGTATTCGCAGCCGCTGAACTGAAGGGGCCGGTCTATATCCGGACGAGCAGGCCCAAAACGGAACAGGTGACGGATGAGGGGGGCCGCTTTACCATCGGGAAAGCGGCTCGCATGAGGGAGGGTACGGATCTGGCGATTATCGCCTGCGGGATCATGCTCGCACATGCTCTCCAGGCGGCGCGCCGTTTGGCGGTTGAAGGAATTGAGGCGGTAGTCTTAAATATGCACACCATCAAGCCGCTCGATGATCAGGCCGTCTTCAGCGCGGCGCGAAAATGCGGCGCCCTGGTGACCGCTGAAGAGCACTCAGTGATCGGCGGTCTCGGGAGCGCGGTGGCCGACGCGGTCGTCCGTCACTGCCCGGTTCCGGTTGAAATGGTGGGTATCCACGACAAGTTCGGACAGTCCGGGGAGCCGGATGAGTTGCTCCGGAAGTACGCATTGACGGTGGAGGATATCTGCAAGGCAGCGAAGAGAGCCCTGAGCAGAAAAGAAAATCCCAAATCCCTGCCCGACCCCTGCCCGTCCGGCAGGCGGGGGCAGGCGGGTAAAATCACAAATCCAAAATAA
- a CDS encoding transketolase, with protein MPDTIKASERPVTASVIREMEERARAVRRSIIKMLARAGSGHPGGSLSISDILTALYFTRLNHRPKDPRWRDRDRVVLSKGHSVPALYAVLGECGYFPKSTLLSLRKMGSILQGHPDMTRTPGVEASTGSLGQGISIAVGMALAGRLDGKHYRVYAILGDGELQEGEVWEAAMAAAHYKLDNLCAIIDFNGFQIDGRIQDVMNPEPIPEKWRAFGWEVKEIDGHDFGQIIPAIDWAAGVKGKPAAIVAHTIKGRGVSFMESKANWHGVAPSPEEARQALMELGEG; from the coding sequence ATGCCAGATACAATAAAAGCGAGCGAGCGCCCCGTAACGGCTTCCGTCATACGAGAAATGGAAGAGCGGGCGAGGGCTGTGCGGCGAAGCATCATCAAGATGCTTGCCAGGGCCGGCTCGGGCCATCCTGGCGGTTCCCTCTCGATCAGCGATATACTCACCGCCCTCTATTTCACAAGATTGAATCACCGCCCAAAAGATCCACGCTGGAGGGACAGGGATAGAGTGGTGCTTTCAAAAGGGCACTCCGTCCCCGCGCTGTACGCCGTGCTGGGGGAGTGCGGCTATTTCCCCAAGAGCACCCTCCTCAGCCTCCGGAAGATGGGATCAATCCTCCAGGGGCATCCGGACATGACGAGAACCCCCGGCGTTGAGGCATCCACCGGCTCTCTGGGGCAGGGCATATCGATAGCGGTTGGTATGGCGCTTGCCGGCAGACTTGACGGGAAGCACTACCGCGTGTACGCCATCCTGGGGGACGGAGAGCTTCAAGAAGGAGAGGTGTGGGAGGCGGCGATGGCGGCGGCGCACTATAAGCTCGACAACCTGTGCGCCATCATTGATTTCAACGGCTTTCAGATAGACGGAAGGATCCAGGATGTCATGAATCCGGAACCGATCCCCGAGAAGTGGCGTGCCTTCGGCTGGGAGGTTAAGGAGATCGACGGGCACGACTTCGGCCAGATCATTCCGGCGATCGATTGGGCCGCGGGGGTAAAAGGGAAGCCTGCCGCCATCGTGGCGCATACGATAAAGGGGCGGGGTGTCTCATTCATGGAGTCCAAGGCCAACTGGCATGGCGTGGCTCCCTCTCCGGAGGAAGCCAGGCAGGCGCTCATGGAACTTGGTGAGGGATAG
- a CDS encoding DUF4416 family protein: protein MGKVVEKGNVILVAGLLAPGAPAMEDLIGEVEKLWGAVAHRSELFDFDFTNYYEREIGPHLKRQFVAFGAPVRPDTLREAKVMSNELEACLSVGGRRRANVDPGYLDLSKLVVASTKDATCRTYLGGGIYAQPMLWYEKGSYHPWPWTYPDYRTAAAITFFNSVRADYKAKAQ, encoded by the coding sequence ATGGGTAAGGTAGTCGAAAAAGGCAATGTCATACTCGTGGCGGGGCTGCTCGCCCCCGGCGCTCCGGCGATGGAAGATCTCATAGGAGAGGTCGAAAAGCTCTGGGGGGCCGTGGCGCACAGGAGCGAGCTGTTCGATTTTGATTTCACCAATTACTACGAGCGCGAGATCGGCCCTCACCTGAAGAGGCAGTTTGTCGCCTTCGGCGCGCCGGTCCGCCCGGATACGTTGCGGGAGGCCAAGGTGATGAGCAATGAGCTCGAGGCGTGCCTCTCTGTCGGGGGCAGGAGGAGGGCGAACGTTGACCCCGGCTACCTCGATTTGAGCAAGCTCGTCGTCGCCTCGACAAAGGACGCGACCTGCCGCACATATCTCGGGGGGGGGATTTACGCCCAGCCGATGCTGTGGTATGAAAAGGGGAGTTACCATCCATGGCCGTGGACATACCCGGATTACCGGACGGCCGCCGCCATTACTTTCTTCAATAGCGTCAGAGCGGATTACAAAGCAAAGGCGCAGTAA
- a CDS encoding family 10 glycosylhydrolase, whose product MPSLTECAVIALLGIQGALPLGLSGSKGRNEVRGIWAECEGINSTLSNRGTIEEMVNRVGIAGFNTVFVQVYRGNKAWYQSKLADPAPYHEFYTKEKTSPLQIAIDLAHTKGIQVHAWVNMFRVWGNADAKIIRKLGRTAVTCDNRGRSLLDYTKASLPDGGYWLDPGDPRVRNYLISIIEEILEQYPDIDGIHLDYTRFPYDEKGKVGFGYGRTSIARFKKIYGVNPLGCTASQRALWDEWRRDQVSEFVREAAVVVHRRGKKLSVAAVADEKKYRSLTFQDWPRWLREKLIDFAVPMNYSSARSVAKKNTESLLNAAPVAKDRVIIGLGAYKLLDSPGALLAQIKDCRSLGAGGVALFSYDNMTKHPGIFSYLGKRAFGSKL is encoded by the coding sequence ATGCCTTCCCTCACTGAGTGTGCCGTGATCGCACTCCTGGGCATCCAAGGTGCATTGCCGCTGGGCCTGAGCGGCAGCAAGGGACGCAACGAAGTCCGCGGAATCTGGGCGGAGTGCGAGGGGATCAATTCCACTCTTTCCAACCGTGGCACGATTGAGGAGATGGTCAATCGTGTGGGGATCGCCGGATTCAACACGGTTTTCGTACAGGTATATCGCGGCAACAAAGCCTGGTACCAGTCGAAACTCGCTGATCCTGCTCCCTACCATGAATTCTACACAAAAGAGAAAACAAGCCCTCTGCAGATTGCAATTGACCTTGCACACACGAAAGGCATACAGGTGCATGCGTGGGTCAACATGTTCCGGGTGTGGGGAAACGCTGATGCGAAGATCATTCGTAAGCTGGGGAGGACGGCAGTTACCTGTGACAACAGGGGGCGTTCGCTCCTCGACTACACCAAAGCATCCCTCCCCGACGGGGGCTACTGGCTTGATCCGGGCGACCCGAGGGTGAGGAACTATCTCATTTCCATCATAGAAGAAATCCTTGAACAGTATCCTGACATTGACGGTATCCATCTCGACTACACGCGCTTTCCCTACGACGAGAAGGGGAAAGTGGGTTTCGGGTATGGCCGGACGAGTATCGCGAGGTTTAAAAAGATTTACGGGGTGAACCCTCTCGGATGCACTGCCTCACAGCGCGCCCTCTGGGACGAGTGGCGGCGGGACCAGGTGAGCGAATTTGTCAGGGAGGCCGCGGTGGTTGTGCACAGGCGGGGTAAAAAGTTATCTGTCGCAGCAGTAGCTGATGAGAAAAAGTATCGCTCCCTCACGTTTCAGGACTGGCCCCGCTGGCTCCGCGAGAAGCTCATTGACTTCGCCGTGCCAATGAACTATAGCAGCGCCAGAAGCGTCGCGAAGAAGAATACCGAGTCACTCCTGAACGCCGCGCCCGTTGCGAAAGACAGGGTCATCATTGGCCTGGGGGCCTACAAGCTGCTCGATTCCCCCGGCGCCCTCCTCGCGCAGATAAAGGACTGCCGCAGCCTGGGCGCGGGCGGCGTGGCGCTCTTTTCGTATGACAATATGACGAAGCATCCGGGGATTTTTTCTTACCTCGGGAAGCGGGCATTCGGATCGAAGTTGTAA
- a CDS encoding PQQ-binding-like beta-propeller repeat protein, with protein sequence MKRVFFYSLISSLVLIAGIASAQELQIWCVWANGHSGIGTVIKGPGTGGKVVLFDEGGGADWAAYAKDLCTSVGISNVDYCVATHYDRDHIYGIDDFVSDMGGQSHFGTYYDRGGSYDYDGDAIDANYIVTVSGKRATVMVNPASDIDLGNGAILRFLTVGAPDDPGPTNTLYVRGRPDVTSGMSENDKSITCLVTYGGFDMYLGGDAEGTDEGQVALVKGDLGRHVDVMLVDHHGSDTNGISSPTFLGSMDPEIAVISVWSNSYGHPRETTVENFTAVVDSGVMSIIRLYPGDSGGTGWAPETPSPPRFTTNRHAYIHTDGSTYSVEAVLPGSTPTPLITGHLTDDPGLAPTPTPRPEDLWPMFHNDALHAGKSTLSGPRAPVFVWSYVSADDINSSPALSGTSSVYIGSRDRNLYVIDSPGNLLWSYEIYEGAYTAPLSSSAAVSTQTVYIGSDDNVLYALRQDDGLLLWSYGTGGDISSSPTFDPTSTVYVGSEDSRLYSLNSVGSLLWSYEASEPIASSPAISTDTVYVCSDDNRLYSVTNLTGVLSWSYVTGDKISSSPAVSGTETVYIGARDNTLYSISSAGALVWSYGMAGDILSTAALSTDKVCVGSYDNVLYALWQSGGLSWSYETADDIDSSPAADAVDAVCVGSGDGIFYSVDSLGRLQWSYETTAPIRSSVAIGTDTVYIGSQDNVLYVIAEATSTPTPTSTPTPTKTPTNTPTITPTRTPTRTPTATPTITPTPTETPTWDPSIPTYTPTETPTITATPTITPTPYADWPMFRHDARHTGLSNYEGPSIPVFAWSYVTESSVDSSPAIGATGEVYIGSGWGGNNLYAMNFDGVLNWSYKTGSEIYSSPAIGSDGRVYVGSGYYDKNLYAFNQNGVLNWSYKTGSQIYSSPARGSDGRVYVGSAWGDNNLYAFNPNGALNWSYRTGAAVYFSSPARGSDGRVYVGSEDYRFYAINSDGAFNWSYRTGSYIESSPALGSDGRVYVGSEDYRFYAINSDGALNWSYKTGSEIYSSPAIGATGEVYVGSGDYRFYAINSDGVLNWSYKTGSEIYSSPARGSDGRVYVGSAWGDNNLYAFNPNGALNWSYTTGAAIYFSSPAMGSDGRVYIGSGDSALYCIEQPPTETPTRTPTPTKTPTITPTATNTPLPMPTATPTRTPTAAPTSTPTHTASPLPTPTPSGLVVTLNKQIASPGMVVVARAKIPPVPPSNPVDAYILVRYPSGQIYSVMFDGAVMKGVFPCATGVRTLGNGWSGDLFSHRVCREAMEGIYTVGLILMPEGMPMSLCKAVTYNLMNVTIVK encoded by the coding sequence ATGAAGAGGGTGTTTTTTTATTCGCTTATTTCTTCTCTGGTCTTGATTGCGGGTATCGCCTCCGCCCAGGAGCTACAGATCTGGTGCGTGTGGGCCAACGGCCACTCGGGGATCGGCACCGTGATCAAGGGGCCGGGGACGGGCGGGAAGGTCGTCCTCTTCGACGAGGGCGGTGGTGCTGACTGGGCGGCCTACGCGAAGGACCTTTGTACTTCCGTGGGGATCAGCAACGTCGACTACTGCGTCGCTACCCACTACGACAGGGACCACATTTACGGCATCGACGATTTCGTCTCGGACATGGGTGGGCAATCCCACTTTGGCACATACTATGACCGTGGCGGCAGCTATGACTATGATGGTGATGCCATCGACGCGAACTACATAGTCACCGTTTCTGGGAAGAGGGCGACCGTCATGGTCAACCCTGCATCGGACATTGACCTCGGCAACGGCGCGATCCTCCGCTTCCTCACCGTCGGCGCGCCGGACGATCCCGGCCCGACGAACACCCTCTACGTCAGGGGCAGGCCGGATGTCACCAGCGGCATGAGCGAGAACGACAAGTCCATCACCTGCCTGGTGACCTACGGCGGGTTTGACATGTACCTTGGGGGCGACGCCGAGGGGACGGACGAGGGGCAAGTCGCCCTTGTGAAAGGCGACCTCGGTCGCCACGTGGACGTGATGCTCGTGGACCATCATGGTTCAGATACCAACGGCATCAGCTCTCCGACGTTCCTCGGCAGCATGGACCCGGAAATCGCCGTCATCTCCGTCTGGTCCAACTCCTATGGCCATCCCAGGGAAACGACCGTAGAGAATTTCACCGCGGTGGTGGATTCAGGCGTCATGAGCATCATCCGCCTGTATCCGGGCGATAGCGGCGGCACGGGCTGGGCCCCCGAGACGCCGAGTCCTCCGCGCTTCACCACCAACCGCCACGCGTACATTCATACGGATGGCAGCACCTATTCCGTCGAGGCGGTGCTGCCGGGCAGCACCCCCACGCCGCTTATCACCGGTCATCTGACGGACGACCCGGGCCTCGCACCCACACCAACACCGAGGCCAGAGGATCTGTGGCCCATGTTCCACAACGATGCCCTTCATGCGGGAAAGAGCACCCTCTCGGGACCGCGCGCCCCTGTGTTTGTCTGGAGCTATGTCTCCGCCGATGACATCAATTCGTCCCCCGCGCTGAGCGGGACCAGTTCAGTCTACATAGGCTCCCGAGACCGTAATCTTTACGTCATCGATTCCCCCGGCAACCTGCTGTGGAGCTACGAGATCTACGAGGGCGCCTACACCGCTCCCCTCTCTTCATCCGCCGCGGTGAGCACCCAAACGGTGTACATCGGCTCGGATGACAACGTGCTCTACGCGCTGCGGCAGGACGACGGGTTGCTGCTCTGGAGCTACGGGACGGGGGGCGACATCTCCTCCTCGCCGACTTTCGATCCAACCTCCACGGTTTATGTGGGTTCTGAAGACAGCCGGCTCTACAGTCTCAACTCTGTTGGTTCTCTGTTGTGGAGTTACGAGGCCTCCGAGCCTATCGCTTCGTCGCCTGCGATAAGCACCGACACGGTGTACGTTTGTTCTGATGACAACCGTCTCTACAGCGTAACCAATCTCACCGGTGTGCTCTCATGGAGCTATGTAACCGGAGATAAGATATCCTCCTCACCTGCGGTGAGCGGGACAGAGACGGTCTATATCGGTGCACGGGACAACACCCTGTATAGCATCAGCTCCGCGGGAGCGCTGGTGTGGAGCTACGGGATGGCGGGGGATATTCTCTCCACGGCGGCATTGAGCACCGACAAAGTCTGTGTCGGTTCATATGACAATGTGCTCTACGCGCTGTGGCAGAGCGGGGGACTGTCCTGGAGTTACGAGACGGCGGACGACATCGACTCTTCTCCCGCGGCGGACGCGGTGGATGCGGTGTGTGTGGGGTCTGGAGATGGCATTTTCTACAGCGTTGACTCGCTCGGGAGGCTCCAGTGGAGTTACGAGACGACAGCGCCGATACGCTCATCGGTCGCGATAGGCACCGACACGGTGTACATCGGCTCCCAGGACAATGTCCTGTATGTCATTGCCGAGGCAACGTCCACCCCCACACCGACGAGCACACCCACACCGACAAAAACACCGACAAACACACCGACAATAACGCCCACGAGAACCCCGACTCGAACTCCCACGGCGACGCCGACGATCACACCCACGCCGACAGAAACACCGACCTGGGATCCGAGTATTCCGACATATACCCCCACCGAGACCCCCACGATCACCGCGACCCCGACCATAACACCCACACCCTATGCGGACTGGCCGATGTTTCGTCATGATGCGAGGCATACCGGGCTGAGTAATTATGAGGGGCCGTCCATACCAGTATTCGCATGGAGCTATGTGACCGAGAGTTCGGTGGATTCTTCTCCCGCGATCGGTGCCACAGGGGAAGTTTATATCGGCTCTGGTTGGGGTGGCAATAATCTCTACGCGATGAATTTTGACGGCGTGCTCAACTGGAGCTATAAGACTGGGAGTGAGATATATTCCTCTCCCGCGATCGGCAGTGACGGGAGGGTGTATGTCGGCTCCGGTTATTATGACAAGAATCTCTACGCATTTAACCAGAACGGCGTGCTCAACTGGAGCTATAAGACTGGGAGTCAGATATATTCCTCTCCCGCGCGGGGCAGTGACGGGAGGGTGTATGTCGGCTCTGCCTGGGGTGATAATAATCTCTACGCATTTAACCCGAACGGCGCGCTCAACTGGAGCTATAGGACTGGTGCTGCTGTATATTTCTCCTCTCCCGCGCGGGGCAGTGACGGGAGGGTGTATGTCGGCTCTGAGGATTATAGATTCTACGCGATTAATTCTGACGGCGCGTTCAACTGGAGCTATCGGACTGGGAGTTATATAGAGTCCTCTCCCGCCCTGGGGAGTGACGGGAGAGTATACGTCGGCTCTGAGGATTATAGATTCTACGCGATTAATTCTGACGGCGCGCTCAACTGGAGCTATAAGACTGGGAGTGAGATATATTCCTCTCCCGCGATCGGCGCCACAGGGGAAGTTTATGTCGGCTCTGGGGATTATAGATTCTACGCGATTAATTCTGACGGCGTGCTCAACTGGAGCTATAAGACTGGGAGTGAGATATATTCCTCTCCCGCGCGGGGCAGTGACGGGAGGGTGTATGTCGGCTCTGCCTGGGGTGATAATAATCTCTACGCATTTAACCCGAACGGCGCGCTCAACTGGAGCTATACGACTGGTGCTGCTATATATTTCTCCTCACCCGCGATGGGGAGCGACGGGAGGGTGTATATTGGCTCTGGGGATAGCGCTCTCTATTGTATCGAGCAACCGCCGACCGAGACACCTACACGAACACCCACTCCGACAAAGACGCCGACGATCACGCCGACAGCTACGAACACTCCGCTCCCCATGCCAACGGCCACTCCCACCCGGACCCCCACTGCTGCCCCAACAAGTACGCCCACGCATACAGCATCACCGCTGCCGACGCCCACTCCGTCCGGCCTCGTGGTCACGCTCAACAAGCAGATTGCTTCGCCAGGGATGGTGGTGGTTGCCCGCGCGAAGATCCCCCCGGTCCCCCCGAGCAATCCCGTAGATGCCTATATTCTCGTGCGCTATCCCTCGGGACAAATCTACTCCGTGATGTTCGACGGCGCTGTCATGAAAGGTGTTTTCCCCTGCGCAACGGGAGTGCGCACGCTGGGCAATGGATGGTCGGGCGACCTTTTCAGCCACAGGGTATGCAGGGAGGCGATGGAAGGCATCTACACCGTGGGGCTCATTCTGATGCCAGAAGGAATGCCGATGAGTCTCTGCAAAGCCGTCACTTACAACCTGATGAATGTCACTATAGTGAAGTAG